A single window of Colletes latitarsis isolate SP2378_abdomen chromosome 11, iyColLati1, whole genome shotgun sequence DNA harbors:
- the LOC143347825 gene encoding putative sodium-dependent multivitamin transporter, which yields MATLVIADYAVIVVMMLVSSGIGVYYWLTGGKQKSTEEYFVANRSMQVTPVAIGLTVSYLSAVSLLGVSSENYVYGTQYAVINLAYGLATPCVAYFYMPVFFKLGATSAFEYLQKRFGTAARLSASVAFQLQLLLYSGVVLYAPALALDATTGISTTASVIGIGLVCTFYSTIGGIKAVLVTDVFQSLLMLISVITVIVTAAVNVGGLDRVWEIASEGSRLEFDNISTDPTVRHTWWSLTFGGFFTYLSLYGSNQVQVQRMLTIKNLRGAQHAIWWSWPMASIMSLGLCFSGLAIYTQYRNCDPLASGRINSNDQLMPLYVMDMLSEYPGVPGLFIAGIFSAGLSTISATVNSLAVVILEDFIKPFYRIRGKEISATGLIVISKTLAIIVGLACIALAFIGHYLGGLLQAALTIFGVVGGPVFGLFTLGMFTQTGNQKGAVIGLLCSLIFSLWIGFGQPKPPIPKLDVSTSACNATVFYDYVETSNSRLDHQQNGDDSYFYLYRISYMWYCPLGSVISFSVGWISSWILNIVFGEESKELDPDLFTPIVASKMRKRQSKNANEFNSTIVLNKMT from the exons ATGGCCACTTTGGTGATAGCCGATTACGCGGTGATCGTGGTGATGATGCTCGTAAGTTCAGGAATCGGTGTGTATTATTGGCTCACAGGCGGAAAACAGAAATCGACAGAG GAGTACTTCGTGGCGAACAGATCCATGCAAGTGACGCCGGTCGCGATAGGTTTAACGGTTTCGTACCTATCGGCGGTCAGTTTGCTGGGAGTGAGTTCGGAAAATTACGTTTATGGTACCCAGTATGCCGTGATCAATCTTGCTTACGGGTTGGCTACCCCTTGCGTCGCTTATTTCTACATGCCAGTGTTCTTCAAACTTGGGGCGACCAGCGCTTTCGAG TATTTGCAAAAACGGTTCGGTACAGCTGCGAGACTGTCGGCCAGCGTCGCGTTTCAGCTTCAGCTGCTTCTGTACAGCGGCGTGGTGCTTTACGCGCCTGCACTCGCCCTGGACGCCACCACAGGTATCTCGACGACCGCAAGCGTAATCGGGATAGGATTGGTTTGTACATTTTATTCGACGATCGGCGGTATCAAGGCAGTCCTCGTTACCGACGTATTTCAAAGTCTGCTGATGCTGATATCTGTTATCACAGTGATCGTCACAGCGGCTGTGAACGTCGGGGGACTCGATCGAGTCTGGGAGATCGCTAGCGAGGGATCGCGGCTAGAATTTGACAA CATTTCAACGGATCCAACGGTACGACACACCTGGTGGAGCTTGACATTTGGCggtttcttcacatacctctcctTGTACGGCAGTAACCAAGTTCAAGTTCAGAGAATGTTAACCATCAA AAATTTGAGAGGCGCGCAACACGCGATCTGGTGGAGCTGGCCAATGGCGTCCATCATGTCGTTGGGCCTCTGTTTCTCCGGTCTGGCGATATACACGCAATATCGTAACTGCGACCCCCTTGCGAGCGGAAGGATCAATTCAAACGATCAATTAATGCCTCTTTACGTGATGGACATGCTTTCTGAGTATCCAGGTGTACCCGGCCTCTTTATAGCCGGCATCTTCAGCGCTGGATTGAGCACTATCTCCGCTACGGTCAATTCCCTGGCCGTCGTTATACTCGAAGATTTTATCAAACCCTTTTACCGTATAAG GGGCAAAGAGATAAGCGCGACAGGATTGATAGTCATTAGCAAGACTTTGGCTATTATAGTTGGCCTGGCCTGCATAGCTCTGGCGTTTATAGGTCACTACCTTGGTGGACTCCTTCAAGCTGCTTTGACGATCTTTGGTGTCGTCGGTGGGCCTGTCTTTGGACTTTTCACCCTTGGCATGTTCACGCAAACTGGCAATCAAAAAGGCGCGGTCATCGGTCTGTTGTGTAGCCTCATTTTCTCCCTGTGGATCGGATTCGGTCAACCAAAACCACCGATTCCGAAATTGGACGTGTCCACATCCGCGTGCAACGCCACTGTATTTTATGATTACGTGGAAACATCGAATTCACGTTTGGACCATCA aCAGAACGGCGACGATTCATACTTCTATCTCTACCGTATTTCGTACATGTGGTATTGTCCGCTTGGATCCGTCATCAGTTTCTCGGTAGGATGGATTTCTAGTTGGATTTTGAATATCGTCTTCGGAGAAGAGTCCAAGGAATTAGATCCCGATCTTTTCACTCCCATTGTTGCATCGAAAATGCGTAAAAGGcaatcgaagaatgcgaatgaattCAACAGCACCATAGTGTTGAATAAAATGACCTGA